One window from the genome of Leishmania donovani BPK282A1 complete genome, chromosome 5 encodes:
- a CDS encoding dynein-light chain-protein, putative: MASDDRITLADDASVICEDVVNALFSRETRYQHSKIAGLVSAISDQVVQRLTQEAKLPRKYVVLVTILQKNGAGVQMISSCSWNPTSDACYVYKAENKAMYCIITVYGVTV; the protein is encoded by the coding sequence ATGGCCTCCGACGACCGCATCACGTTGGCCGATGACGCCTCCGTCATCTGCGAAGACGTCGTCAACGCGCTCTTCAGCCGCGAAACGCGCTATCAACACAGCAAGATCGCCGGCCTCGTCTCCGCCATCTCTGATcaggtggtgcagcggctgacGCAGGAAGCGAAGCTGCCGCGCAAGTacgtcgtcctcgtcacGATCCTCCAGAAAaacggcgctggcgtgcaGATGATCTCGTCGTGCTCATGGAACCCAACGAGTGATGCGTGCTACGTGTACAAGGCGGAGAACAAAGCCATGTACTGTATCATTACGGTCTACGGTGTCACCGTGTAG